The Lineus longissimus chromosome 2, tnLinLong1.2, whole genome shotgun sequence genome window below encodes:
- the LOC135483447 gene encoding molybdopterin synthase catalytic subunit-like: MADYIKVTEEKLSVDQITELVTSPTCGAVSIFIGTTRNNFGGRQVTGLEYEAHTPMAESELKKVCTRLRESWPEIENIAMYHRIRSVPVCEASVIIAISSPHRKQSLAAVSQAIDTLKAQVPIWKKEFYEDGESDWKENTECCWKS; the protein is encoded by the exons ATGGCAGACTATATCAAGGTGACTGAGGAGAAGCTGTCTGTTGATCAAATAACCGAACTTGTTACTTCACCAACATGTGGGGCTGTCTCAATCTTTATTG GGACAACTAGGAACAACTTTGGTGGTCGACAAGTGACAGGTTTAGAATATGAGGCACACACTCCCATGGCAGAGTCCGAGTTGAAGAAGGTTTGCACCAGATTGAGGGAAAGTTGGCCAGAGATTGAAAACATTGCTATGTATCACAGAATCAG GAGTGTTCCAGTGTGTGAAGCCAGTGTGATCATCGCCATCTCGTCACCCCACCGTAAACAATCTCTTGCCGCTGTCAGTCAGGCCATTGATACTCTCAAAGCTCAAGTACCCATTTGGAAGAAG GAGTTCTATGAAGACGGTGAATCTGATTGGAAGGAGAACACAGAATGTTGCTGGAAGTCCTGA
- the LOC135499857 gene encoding enhancer of mRNA-decapping protein 3-like, translating to MSTSWIGSTISIDCGPILGTYQGQVSAVAGDKQTISIIKGCRNGIPSAVPEITIRGSDIKDLKILQTCEELEATKAREPRRSGNSGSSSATLTIPPRKNQHNGSSDSGGGSYNPKDETFRKRTYSGSEYRQSQKNVTPKKNDRRQNNRTPREDTFSAPVDGFMEEFDFEKNLALFDKQAVFEEIENSQKPDVVRTAQSQTQRPAKYRHDENVIPSGPVCYRQIDVKSEFRGPREYVTDLGLVVPSITKMLKSKIFTSAERFGFTAQRLTETIGRSAAEMALQLSGGKNRLNPKNDHQRPRVVVLAGSHAQGAQGINCARHLSNHSVEVVVFLPTDGPILHCVLEELHLFEMTRGKKVGKVQDLPSHPQEIIINALDQEESEETRRQPWYPSLVDWCNQSKANVLAIDPPESGSSIDTKWSLSPALPLNLAQNCGNIYLCDVGFPKKIFEDNGVKYNSPYGGKFIIPLHLNK from the exons ATGTCAACGAGTTGGATAGGTAGCACCATATCCATAGACTGCGGCCCAATCTTGGGCACATACCAGGGCCAGGTGTCAGCAGTGGCAGGTGATAAACAGACCATATCAATCATCAAAGGCTGTCGTAATGGCATACCAAGTGCCGTACCAGAGATCACAATCAG AGGTTCTGATATCAAGGATCTGAAGATTCTGCAGACATGTGAGGAGCTGGAGGCGACAAAAGCACGTGAGCCACGACGGAGTGGGAATTCTGGGAGTTCCTCAGCGACGCTGACCATTCCCCCCAGGAAGAACCAGCATAATGGCTCGAGTGACTCAGGCGGTGGCAGTTATAACCCTAAGGATGAGACTTTCAGGAAGAGGACATACTCAG GCTCCGAATATCGGCAGTCACAGAAAAATGTCACGCCAAAGAAAAATGATCGCCGACAGAACAATCGTACACCCCGCGAGGATACGTTTAGTGCTCCAGTGGATGGCTTCATGGAAGAATTTGACTTTGAGAAAAACTTGGCATTATTCGACAAACAggctgtttttgaagagattgaGAACTCACAAAAGCCAGATGTGGTGCGTACAGCTCAGAGTCAGACACAAAGGCCGGCCAAGTACCGCCATGATGAGAATGTGATTCCATCGGGACCAGTGTGTTATCGACAGATTGACGTCAAGTCTGAATTCAGGGGGCCGAGAGAGTATGTGACGG ATCTGGGTTTGGTTGTGCCAAGTATTACGAAGATGCTCAAAAGTAAGATCTTTACATCGGCGGAGAGGTTTGGCTTCACGGCTCAGAGACTGACAGAGACAATTGGCAGATCTGCTGCAGAGATGGCGTTACAACTCAGTGGTGGAAAAAACAG ACTCAATCCAAAGAATGACCACCAGCGCCCCCGAGTGGTTGTACTAGCAGGTTCTCACGCCCAGGGAGCTCAAGGTATCAACTGTGCTCGTCATCTGAGTAACCACTCAGTGGAGGTGGTCGTCTTCCTGCCCACAGATGGACCAATACTTCACTGCGTTCTTGAGGAGCTGCATTTATTTGAAATGACCCGAGGAAAGAAAGTTGGGAAAGTACAAG ATCTGCCTAGTCATCCACAGGAGATTATAATCAATGCTCTGGACCAAGAGGAGAGTGAAGAGACACGCCGACAGCCATGGTATCCTAGCCTGGTGGATTGGTGTAACCAGAGCAAAGCTAACGTGCTGGCGATTGACCCCCCGGAGTCTGGCAGCAGCATTGACACCAAGTGGTCCCTGTCTCCAGCGCTGCCACTCAATCTTGCTCAAAACTGTGGCAACATTTACCTGTGCGATGTTGGATTCCCAAAAAAGATTTTCGAAGACAACGGTGTGAAATATAACTCTCCCTACGGTGGGAAATTTATCATTCCGCTGCATTTAAACAAGTaa